The following are encoded together in the Pleurocapsa sp. FMAR1 genome:
- the trmH gene encoding tRNA (guanosine(18)-2'-O)-methyltransferase TrmH, with protein MILRRYKKLRQVLDKRQPDLTVLTEDVHKPHNLSAIIRTCDAVGVFAVHTVNFDNNTPTYSQVAQGSEKWVKLHSHPDIKTAIKLLQEKNHKVYAAHLSDTAIDYRQVDYTQPTAILLGTEKWGVTDEAADLVDGHIVIPMQGMVQSLNVSVANGVILFEAQRQRLEAGLYNQIRLNPKTYRQVIFEWAYPDLAAMCQRQGKSYPELGEQGEILNFPR; from the coding sequence ATGATTCTCAGACGATATAAAAAATTAAGGCAAGTTCTTGACAAAAGACAGCCAGATCTAACGGTTTTAACTGAAGATGTCCATAAGCCCCATAATCTTTCGGCTATTATTCGTACCTGCGATGCGGTCGGAGTTTTTGCTGTACACACAGTAAACTTTGACAACAATACCCCAACGTATTCACAAGTTGCTCAAGGAAGTGAAAAATGGGTTAAACTACATTCCCATCCTGATATTAAAACCGCTATTAAACTTCTACAAGAAAAGAATCATAAAGTGTATGCTGCTCATTTAAGCGATACAGCCATCGATTATCGTCAAGTGGATTATACTCAGCCAACAGCTATTCTTCTGGGTACAGAAAAATGGGGCGTTACTGATGAAGCTGCGGATTTGGTAGACGGACATATTGTTATTCCTATGCAGGGGATGGTGCAGTCTCTCAATGTATCTGTCGCCAATGGCGTAATTTTATTTGAGGCGCAACGTCAACGTTTAGAGGCTGGCTTATATAATCAGATTCGCTTAAATCCAAAAACTTATAGGCAAGTTATCTTTGAATGGGCTTATCCCGATCTGGCTGCTATGTGTCAGCGTCAGGGCAAATCTTATCCTGAGTTGGGAGAACAAGGAGAAATTTTGAATTTTCCCAGATAA
- a CDS encoding TIGR03943 family putative permease subunit yields the protein MIPNQPLRSSSPQPNSYLLTWIEALALLAWGNLLLKYALTGQYKLLIHPNYYGLVLGSGILLLGLGIVKVKLIFTRRSNNSREHISLFPPGVGSSLLLIVAIAGLLIPPTVLTSQTAIARGVGDISFTSYQPQAFRTATKPEERSLIDWIRTINAYPEPDAYSGQPANVSGFVLHLPELPDNYLMLSRFVITCCAVDAYPIGIPVKLKTSSSNYPADTWLDIQGAMITATLPSKDKLDSKAVTEKRSLVLAAKSIKSIPTPADPYSYK from the coding sequence ATGATTCCTAATCAACCCTTACGTTCAAGTTCTCCTCAACCAAATAGTTACTTATTAACCTGGATCGAGGCATTAGCTTTATTGGCTTGGGGCAATTTACTACTAAAATATGCCTTAACAGGACAGTATAAACTGTTAATTCACCCCAACTATTATGGATTGGTATTAGGCAGCGGCATACTTTTGCTGGGTTTAGGCATAGTCAAAGTTAAATTAATTTTTACGCGTAGATCTAACAATTCTAGGGAACATATTAGTCTTTTCCCTCCTGGGGTTGGCAGTAGCCTATTATTAATAGTTGCGATCGCTGGATTACTGATTCCGCCCACGGTTTTAACCAGCCAAACTGCCATTGCCAGGGGAGTTGGAGATATTTCTTTTACTAGTTACCAGCCTCAAGCTTTCCGTACCGCAACTAAGCCAGAAGAGCGATCGCTCATTGACTGGATTAGGACAATTAATGCCTATCCTGAACCTGATGCTTATAGTGGACAACCAGCCAACGTCAGTGGTTTTGTGCTGCACTTACCAGAACTTCCCGATAATTACCTCATGCTGTCTCGGTTTGTAATTACCTGTTGTGCAGTGGATGCTTATCCCATCGGTATTCCAGTCAAACTAAAAACTAGCAGCAGCAATTATCCTGCCGATACCTGGTTAGACATTCAGGGGGCAATGATCACCGCAACTTTACCCAGCAAAGATAAGCTAGACTCCAAAGCCGTTACCGAAAAACGTTCCTTGGTTTTGGCTGCCAAATCAATTAAATCAATTCCTACTCCAGCAGATCCCTATAGTTACAAATAA
- a CDS encoding nucleotidyltransferase family protein, with amino-acid sequence MQNCSDRDFAIILAAGYSTRMGTCKTALPWRNNQTLLRYQAEQFLQAGITPIIVLGSHNAHRRSDCPKGSQVVINLDCDRGKTSSILAGLDCLPLEFSTITISAVDQPRSLYIYQTLLQTFYQEKALITAPFYQGKLGHPLLFSEQLFPELKKISESSLGLRKIVKEFYDHIKKIAFDHPEVLSDLNHKVTYNNGLDKIKRQ; translated from the coding sequence ATGCAAAACTGCTCTGATCGAGATTTCGCCATAATTTTAGCAGCAGGTTACTCTACCCGTATGGGAACTTGTAAAACTGCTTTACCCTGGCGTAACAATCAAACTCTGCTACGCTATCAAGCCGAACAATTTTTACAGGCTGGCATTACACCAATTATTGTACTTGGTTCTCATAATGCCCACAGGAGATCGGATTGTCCGAAAGGTAGCCAAGTTGTAATTAATTTAGATTGCGATCGCGGTAAAACAAGTTCTATCTTAGCTGGCTTAGACTGTCTCCCTCTAGAATTTTCAACCATTACCATTTCTGCCGTCGATCAACCTCGTTCTCTTTATATTTATCAAACTTTATTACAGACTTTTTATCAAGAAAAGGCTTTGATTACTGCACCTTTTTATCAGGGTAAATTAGGGCATCCACTATTATTTTCTGAGCAATTATTCCCCGAACTCAAAAAGATAAGTGAGTCGAGTTTAGGATTACGAAAAATTGTTAAAGAGTTTTATGATCACATCAAAAAAATAGCATTCGATCATCCTGAAGTTTTAAGCGATCTTAATCATAAGGTTACCTATAACAATGGTTTGGACAAAATTAAGAGGCAATAG
- a CDS encoding FAD binding domain-containing protein codes for MDLYSVETYLRPKSVTEVSDWQPDWNWLAGGTWIFNEVQPQVKTLVDMQQFDWSEIEVTPQGLSIGTTCIQNDLLDFSFPKPWSATEALKDAVRELASFKLSHAATVGGNICLALSASTFAPAMVALNASYEIWRPHNEPYFVDAVDFQTAPQQTILQPGEVLRSIKIPIWNLAQWQTSFKRMAVCTAGYAIAIVVTAYHPQTQQVRFGIGGSVKAPRLIEFDTVPTLEQIVGAIRESPLQLYIDDERGSAAYRQHITQVLMQRGIDELTAGINGKRRY; via the coding sequence ATGGATTTGTATAGCGTCGAAACCTATCTGCGACCGAAATCAGTAACTGAAGTATCAGATTGGCAACCAGACTGGAATTGGTTGGCTGGCGGAACCTGGATTTTTAACGAAGTCCAACCCCAGGTAAAAACCCTGGTAGATATGCAGCAGTTTGACTGGTCAGAAATAGAAGTTACCCCCCAAGGCTTATCTATTGGGACAACCTGTATTCAAAACGATTTGCTAGACTTTTCTTTTCCCAAACCTTGGTCAGCAACAGAAGCACTTAAAGATGCAGTCAGAGAACTAGCCTCGTTCAAGTTATCTCATGCTGCTACAGTGGGAGGTAATATTTGTTTGGCCTTAAGTGCCAGTACCTTCGCCCCTGCTATGGTGGCATTGAACGCTAGCTATGAGATTTGGCGACCGCATAACGAACCTTATTTTGTTGATGCAGTTGATTTCCAAACCGCACCTCAACAAACGATCTTGCAGCCTGGGGAAGTATTACGCTCAATTAAAATTCCCATTTGGAATTTGGCGCAGTGGCAAACTAGCTTTAAACGGATGGCGGTGTGTACGGCGGGATATGCGATCGCCATTGTCGTAACGGCATATCATCCTCAAACTCAGCAAGTAAGATTTGGCATTGGCGGTAGTGTTAAAGCACCGCGTTTAATTGAATTTGATACTGTACCAACCCTCGAACAAATCGTCGGGGCAATTCGCGAATCACCTTTACAGTTATACATTGACGACGAACGAGGTAGTGCGGCATATCGCCAACACATTACCCAGGTATTAATGCAGCGGGGAATTGACGAATTAACCGCAGGAATAAACGGAAAACGCCGTTATTAA
- a CDS encoding molybdopterin-dependent oxidoreductase, with translation MPDSLNFQVNNQSHNSKCNPGTSLLSLLRSLGYAGVHRVCESGDCGSCTVWLDDKPIHSCICPAMRADSHQITTIEGLENGRLSPMQQAFLDKQGFQCGYCTPGMIMTASKLEYESEAELKAELEGNLCRCTGYEAIIDSVLECGNESSAKTIAASEGQVGKDVPKQDGPDLVTGKPVYTADWSPPGLLHLKVLRSPYPHARIRDIDTTKAQALSGVEAVFTYKDITRKAYSTAGHGAPVPDPLDHYLLDNKVRFIGDRVAAVVAESEATAAIACELIEVDYEILPHVINPLEAMQGETIIHDEPESSQIHDAAHNIAGEVNLDKGDLDAGFAQADLIVENTYILPAVQHVHLEPHVSITWFDGDGTLVVRTSTQVPFHCQRLLSELFDIPKEKLRVYKPQLGGGFGNKQDILTEDLCVFATIKTGKPIQWRFTREEEFTATNSRHAMNIRLKTGVKKDGTLVAQEMKAISNTGAYGNHGEAVTFLTGCFPLGLYRCENQSYKGTVVYTNTMPAGAFRGYGATQGTFAMESQLDEIAKKLNIDPIALRQHNLITAKDEILIGTEEHFHIIGSYALDECIEKVTQALDYQPDKQTEEGHIKRGIGFAATMQASGLAKIHLARVKLSLLPDGYELRTGSVDVGTGSDTSLRQIAAQVLGTVVEKIKIVTADTHHTPFDAGSYASATAFITGQAVNLAAQKLRSHLLKTAAEIREVDIETLELDEAKIYSPATKITLQQLAKTAETGSLSVELEHTSDRASLTFAFLGAEVEVDTETGRITVLRCAEAIDVGQAINPRICHGQATGGLVMGLGYALNEELRFNEQGKILNPSLRTYRIPAATDVPPIEVFLIEKPDPYGPFGAKGIGEIGTNCAAPAIANAVANATGVRLRQLPMIPERVWEAMNNEQLSMNNYQ, from the coding sequence ATGCCAGATTCATTAAATTTCCAGGTTAACAACCAATCCCATAACAGCAAATGTAACCCAGGAACGAGTTTATTAAGCTTACTGCGTTCTCTAGGATATGCGGGAGTGCATCGCGTTTGCGAGTCGGGAGACTGCGGTAGCTGTACGGTATGGCTGGATGATAAGCCCATTCATAGCTGCATTTGCCCTGCAATGCGGGCGGATAGTCATCAGATAACTACTATTGAGGGATTAGAAAACGGTAGACTGTCGCCGATGCAGCAAGCTTTTTTAGATAAGCAGGGTTTCCAGTGTGGTTACTGTACTCCTGGCATGATTATGACGGCTAGCAAGCTAGAGTATGAATCAGAAGCCGAATTAAAAGCAGAACTGGAAGGTAATCTCTGTCGCTGTACTGGTTATGAGGCAATTATTGACAGCGTTCTTGAATGTGGTAACGAGAGTTCAGCTAAAACCATAGCTGCATCAGAAGGACAGGTGGGTAAAGACGTTCCCAAACAAGATGGTCCCGATCTAGTTACAGGAAAACCAGTATACACCGCCGACTGGTCGCCCCCTGGGTTATTACATCTTAAAGTATTGCGATCGCCCTATCCCCATGCCCGTATTCGCGATATTGATACTACAAAAGCCCAAGCCCTATCAGGAGTTGAGGCAGTTTTTACCTATAAAGATATTACTCGTAAAGCCTACAGTACCGCAGGACATGGCGCACCAGTACCCGATCCTTTAGATCATTACCTATTGGATAATAAAGTACGCTTTATTGGCGATCGCGTGGCAGCAGTAGTGGCGGAATCAGAAGCGACCGCAGCGATCGCCTGTGAATTAATTGAAGTTGATTATGAAATATTACCTCACGTAATTAATCCCCTAGAAGCAATGCAGGGAGAAACAATAATTCATGACGAACCAGAATCGAGTCAAATACACGATGCGGCACATAATATTGCGGGAGAAGTCAATCTAGACAAAGGCGATTTAGATGCGGGATTTGCCCAAGCGGATTTAATTGTCGAAAATACTTATATTTTACCTGCCGTTCAACACGTCCATTTAGAACCCCACGTTAGTATTACTTGGTTTGATGGAGATGGTACTCTAGTGGTTCGTACCAGTACCCAAGTACCATTTCACTGCCAAAGATTGCTATCCGAACTGTTTGATATACCTAAAGAAAAGCTGAGAGTATATAAACCCCAGTTAGGGGGTGGTTTTGGTAACAAGCAAGATATATTAACCGAAGACTTGTGTGTCTTTGCCACAATAAAAACAGGCAAACCTATACAATGGCGATTTACCAGAGAAGAAGAATTTACCGCTACCAATAGTCGCCATGCCATGAACATCCGCCTTAAAACGGGCGTTAAAAAAGATGGTACTCTGGTAGCACAGGAAATGAAGGCTATTTCTAACACGGGTGCTTATGGCAATCACGGAGAGGCAGTAACTTTCTTGACAGGTTGTTTTCCTCTAGGCTTATATCGCTGTGAAAATCAATCCTATAAAGGAACGGTAGTTTATACCAACACAATGCCCGCAGGCGCTTTCCGAGGTTATGGGGCAACTCAAGGCACGTTTGCAATGGAATCCCAACTCGATGAAATTGCTAAGAAATTAAACATCGATCCAATCGCGCTGCGCCAGCATAATCTAATTACTGCCAAAGATGAAATATTAATCGGCACAGAAGAACACTTTCATATTATTGGTAGCTATGCCCTCGATGAGTGTATTGAAAAAGTTACCCAGGCGTTAGATTACCAGCCAGATAAACAAACAGAAGAAGGACACATTAAGCGCGGTATTGGTTTCGCTGCGACGATGCAAGCCAGTGGTTTAGCTAAAATTCACTTAGCCAGGGTCAAATTATCTCTACTGCCAGATGGATACGAACTGCGGACAGGTTCGGTTGATGTGGGTACGGGTTCGGATACGTCTTTGCGTCAGATAGCGGCACAGGTATTAGGCACGGTGGTAGAGAAAATTAAGATAGTTACCGCCGATACTCATCACACTCCCTTTGATGCTGGTTCTTATGCTTCTGCTACGGCATTTATCACTGGACAGGCGGTAAATTTGGCGGCACAAAAACTGCGATCGCACCTGCTTAAAACCGCAGCCGAAATTAGAGAAGTTGACATAGAAACATTAGAACTAGACGAAGCTAAAATATATAGTCCTGCTACAAAAATAACTCTCCAGCAATTAGCAAAAACAGCCGAAACAGGATCTTTATCAGTAGAGTTGGAACATACAAGCGATCGCGCTTCTCTTACCTTTGCCTTTTTAGGGGCAGAAGTAGAAGTAGACACCGAAACAGGAAGGATTACGGTGTTGCGCTGCGCCGAGGCGATCGATGTTGGTCAGGCAATCAATCCTCGCATTTGTCACGGACAGGCTACAGGCGGACTGGTAATGGGCTTAGGCTATGCCTTGAATGAAGAACTGCGCTTTAACGAACAGGGTAAAATACTCAACCCTAGCCTGCGTACCTATCGTATTCCTGCTGCTACTGACGTTCCACCAATAGAAGTATTTTTAATCGAAAAACCCGATCCCTATGGTCCTTTTGGAGCAAAAGGTATTGGCGAAATTGGTACTAATTGCGCTGCCCCAGCGATCGCTAATGCCGTAGCCAATGCAACAGGAGTTAGGCTGCGACAGTTACCGATGATTCCCGAACGAGTATGGGAAGCAATGAACAATGAACAATTATCAATGAACAATTATCAATGA
- a CDS encoding MSMEG_0569 family flavin-dependent oxidoreductase: MKKHYSVIVVGGGQAGLSISYCLKGKGIDHIVLEKNHLGYSWQHKRWDTFCLVTPNWQCTLPGYHYPGDNPDGFMERDAIVEYIKDYAKSFNPPIKQGVEVFSVKKNNSQGLFELASSIGNYTADQVVVATGSYHQAKVPRMAEKFAVEVIQLHSSEYKNPKSLPEGEVLVVGSGQSGCQIAEDLHLAGRKTHLCVGGAPRSPRKYRGKDVVDWLDKLGYYNLSIDKHADPESVRNKTNHYLTGRDGGHEIDLRQFALEGMQLYGSLKDIQGDRLKFKPNLKHNLDHADDVAESIKRTIDDYIVRKEIDAPTEAAYQPVWQPEEVAQLDYKKSNITSVIWCIGYQTNFSWVKIPVFDGKGYPSHDRGVTSARGLYFVGLPWLYTWGSGRFSGIARDAEYLSDYIANRMKYAYPGTLLAVNEAAIGS; this comes from the coding sequence ATAAAAAAGCACTATTCCGTAATAGTTGTGGGTGGTGGTCAAGCTGGGCTTTCAATCAGTTATTGTTTGAAGGGAAAAGGCATCGACCACATTGTCTTAGAAAAAAATCACCTTGGTTATTCTTGGCAACATAAACGCTGGGATACTTTTTGTCTAGTTACTCCTAACTGGCAATGTACTCTGCCTGGTTATCATTATCCAGGGGATAATCCTGACGGTTTTATGGAAAGAGATGCGATCGTTGAATATATCAAAGATTATGCCAAATCTTTCAACCCACCAATTAAGCAAGGAGTAGAAGTATTTTCAGTTAAGAAAAATAATTCACAAGGGTTATTTGAACTAGCGTCTTCTATTGGCAACTATACGGCGGATCAGGTTGTTGTAGCCACAGGAAGCTATCATCAGGCAAAAGTGCCAAGAATGGCTGAAAAATTTGCGGTCGAGGTAATACAACTGCATTCTTCTGAGTACAAAAACCCCAAATCATTGCCAGAAGGAGAAGTGTTAGTAGTCGGTAGTGGACAATCTGGTTGTCAGATAGCAGAAGACTTACACTTGGCAGGAAGAAAAACTCATCTCTGCGTTGGTGGCGCACCGCGATCGCCTCGCAAATATCGGGGCAAAGATGTTGTAGACTGGTTGGATAAACTAGGGTATTACAATCTGAGTATAGATAAGCACGCCGATCCTGAAAGTGTAAGAAACAAAACTAACCATTATCTTACAGGTCGCGATGGTGGTCATGAAATAGATTTAAGACAGTTTGCCTTGGAGGGAATGCAGCTATATGGTTCACTCAAAGATATTCAGGGCGATCGCTTAAAATTTAAACCTAACCTAAAGCATAATCTCGATCACGCTGATGATGTAGCCGAAAGCATCAAAAGAACTATTGATGATTACATTGTCAGAAAAGAAATAGACGCGCCTACCGAAGCAGCCTATCAACCAGTTTGGCAACCAGAAGAAGTTGCACAACTTGACTATAAAAAAAGCAACATCACTTCTGTAATTTGGTGTATTGGCTATCAAACTAACTTTAGCTGGGTTAAAATTCCCGTATTTGATGGCAAAGGTTATCCCAGTCATGATCGCGGTGTCACAAGTGCCAGAGGCTTATATTTCGTAGGTCTTCCTTGGCTATATACCTGGGGTTCGGGAAGATTTTCGGGCATAGCCAGAGATGCAGAATATCTGTCTGACTATATTGCTAATAGGATGAAATATGCCTATCCAGGTACATTGCTGGCTGTTAATGAAGCTGCGATCGGCTCTTAA
- a CDS encoding Nit6803 family nitrilase, translating to MINVKAAAVQISPVLYSREGTTEKVLKAIASAAKQGVQLIVFPETFIPYYPYFSFIQPPVLMGKEHMRLYEEAVEVPSPVTEAVSKAAKANSMVVVLGVNERDGGSLYNTQLIFDADGSLLLKRRKITPTYHERMVWGQGDGSGLQVLDTAVGKVGALACWEHYNPLARYSLMAQQEQIHCAQFPGSMVGQIFADQTEVTIKHHALEAGCFVVNSTGWLSPEQVAKICPDENLQRVLTGGCYTTIISPEGVSLCEPITEGEGMAIADLDFSLITKRKRMMDSVGHYSRPDLLQLQVNRDSRSVWQQTPADYAIASENEPNINGKLPTPELPKINEQKPITNN from the coding sequence ATGATAAATGTTAAAGCTGCTGCTGTACAGATATCTCCTGTGCTGTATAGCCGAGAAGGAACTACCGAGAAAGTATTAAAGGCGATCGCCAGTGCAGCTAAACAAGGGGTGCAGTTAATTGTTTTCCCTGAAACCTTTATTCCCTATTATCCTTATTTTTCTTTTATACAGCCACCAGTGTTGATGGGAAAGGAACACATGAGGCTATATGAGGAAGCGGTAGAAGTTCCTAGTCCTGTCACCGAGGCGGTGAGTAAGGCAGCTAAAGCTAACTCGATGGTAGTAGTTTTGGGAGTTAACGAACGGGACGGGGGTTCTTTATATAACACTCAATTAATCTTTGATGCAGATGGTAGTTTATTACTCAAACGCCGTAAAATCACTCCTACCTACCATGAACGAATGGTTTGGGGACAAGGAGACGGATCGGGATTGCAGGTATTAGATACGGCTGTGGGGAAAGTGGGTGCTTTAGCCTGTTGGGAACACTATAACCCCCTAGCTAGATATAGCCTGATGGCACAGCAGGAACAAATACATTGCGCGCAATTTCCTGGTTCGATGGTGGGGCAAATCTTTGCCGATCAAACCGAGGTGACGATTAAACATCATGCTTTAGAAGCTGGTTGTTTTGTGGTTAATTCTACTGGCTGGCTAAGTCCCGAACAAGTTGCTAAGATCTGTCCCGATGAGAATCTGCAACGGGTTTTAACTGGTGGCTGCTACACCACTATTATTTCTCCCGAAGGTGTTTCCCTGTGTGAACCCATAACAGAAGGAGAAGGAATGGCGATCGCCGATCTGGATTTTTCTTTAATTACCAAACGTAAGCGGATGATGGATTCTGTCGGACATTATTCCCGTCCCGATCTATTGCAACTCCAGGTGAATCGAGACTCTCGTAGTGTATGGCAACAAACACCCGCAGATTATGCGATCGCCTCAGAAAACGAACCAAATATTAATGGCAAATTACCTACCCCAGAATTACCAAAAATCAACGAACAAAAACCTATAACTAATAATTAA
- a CDS encoding permease, translated as MNQLHNAFTLFLSLLVEAMPFLLLGVLLSSFLLFLINEKQLIARLPKNPFLGAVVGSCIGFLFPVCECGNVPVARRLLLTGVSPSVAISFLLAAPTINPIVIWSTWVAFGDRPSIVFFRVLFSLAIATIIGCIFSVQKDVRFLLQESFSKRLKPVNYYQLEEAESISPLLQSGSFLIEQGQSLALDSSFSSAVVKKQASSLQLFIDNVLQEFSELGAMLVFGSAIAAAIQVFVPRELILSLGQDTVTSILAMMLLAAIVSICSTVDSFFALSFASTFTGGSLLAFLVFGPTIDIKSIGLMASIFKPKIIIYIFTLIAQLTFIFTLAYSYFF; from the coding sequence ATGAATCAATTACACAACGCCTTCACTTTGTTTTTGAGTTTATTAGTTGAAGCGATGCCTTTTCTATTATTAGGGGTATTACTTTCTAGTTTTTTATTATTTTTAATTAATGAAAAACAATTAATTGCTAGATTACCCAAAAATCCCTTTTTAGGGGCAGTTGTTGGTAGTTGTATTGGCTTTTTATTTCCTGTATGTGAATGTGGTAATGTTCCCGTAGCTAGAAGGTTATTATTAACAGGAGTATCTCCTTCAGTTGCCATATCTTTCCTTTTAGCAGCACCAACAATTAATCCAATTGTGATTTGGTCTACCTGGGTTGCTTTTGGCGATCGCCCAAGTATCGTATTCTTTCGAGTCTTGTTTTCTTTGGCAATTGCTACCATAATTGGCTGTATTTTTAGCGTGCAAAAAGATGTTCGCTTTTTGTTACAAGAATCATTTTCCAAAAGATTAAAACCTGTTAATTATTATCAGCTAGAAGAAGCTGAATCAATATCGCCATTGCTACAGTCAGGGAGCTTTTTAATTGAACAAGGTCAATCTTTGGCTTTGGATAGTTCGTTCTCCTCAGCCGTAGTTAAGAAGCAAGCATCATCATTGCAGCTTTTTATTGACAACGTACTACAAGAATTTAGTGAATTAGGAGCAATGCTAGTTTTTGGTAGTGCGATCGCAGCAGCTATTCAAGTTTTTGTCCCCCGCGAACTAATTTTGAGTCTTGGTCAAGATACTGTAACTTCAATTTTGGCGATGATGCTATTGGCAGCAATTGTCTCAATTTGTTCCACGGTTGATTCTTTTTTTGCTCTGTCTTTTGCTTCTACTTTTACAGGGGGTTCTTTATTAGCTTTTTTAGTCTTTGGACCGACGATAGATATTAAAAGTATTGGCTTGATGGCATCAATTTTTAAACCAAAAATAATTATTTATATTTTTACATTAATTGCTCAGTTGACTTTTATTTTTACCTTAGCTTACAGTTATTTTTTCTAA
- a CDS encoding XdhC family protein encodes MSDRNFHQQLRSILETEPVVIATIVKVIGSAPREVGAKMAICADGSIIGTIGGGAGEGKVIKQALKVLTTGEKQLVEINLTGTPGKDIQGVCGGKVQVWLETWAGVETIALIDRIMELFQTGQSGKLVTPFTQDTQPYLICEYGRFANRPYIFIETIQPPPCLLIIGGGHVAVSLAEVASFAGFEIAVQDDRPEFVTPQRFPQAGFLFESMGETLNKFATYQQLYIALVTRGLTQDIAALQAILQSSLAFQYIGAIGSHKRIRMIHQTIQQQGISLEELPNFYAPIGLDIGALTPQEIAVSICAELIKVRRGGTGLSLREPARCGSMTR; translated from the coding sequence ATGAGCGATCGCAATTTTCATCAACAACTGAGAAGTATCTTAGAAACTGAGCCAGTAGTTATTGCAACTATAGTCAAGGTAATTGGTTCTGCGCCTAGAGAAGTTGGGGCAAAGATGGCTATATGCGCTGATGGTAGCATTATCGGTACTATCGGCGGTGGTGCGGGGGAAGGGAAGGTAATTAAACAAGCGTTGAAGGTATTGACAACAGGAGAAAAGCAGCTTGTTGAGATAAATCTTACTGGTACGCCAGGAAAAGATATTCAGGGTGTTTGTGGCGGAAAAGTACAGGTCTGGTTAGAAACCTGGGCAGGAGTAGAAACAATCGCCTTAATTGACCGAATTATGGAATTATTTCAGACAGGACAATCAGGAAAACTAGTCACGCCTTTTACTCAAGATACTCAACCTTATTTGATTTGCGAGTACGGACGGTTCGCGAACCGTCCCTACATATTTATCGAAACAATCCAACCACCCCCCTGCTTACTTATCATTGGCGGTGGTCATGTAGCCGTATCTTTAGCTGAAGTTGCCAGCTTCGCAGGGTTTGAAATTGCCGTACAGGATGATCGCCCTGAATTTGTTACCCCCCAGAGATTTCCCCAAGCAGGGTTTCTTTTTGAATCTATGGGCGAGACTTTAAATAAATTTGCTACTTATCAGCAGCTTTATATTGCTTTAGTTACCAGAGGTTTGACCCAAGACATTGCAGCATTGCAGGCTATTTTACAGAGTTCTTTAGCCTTTCAATATATTGGCGCGATCGGTAGTCACAAACGTATCCGTATGATTCATCAAACAATACAGCAGCAAGGTATATCCTTGGAAGAATTACCCAATTTTTACGCGCCTATTGGTTTAGATATTGGGGCATTAACTCCCCAAGAAATTGCCGTTAGTATCTGCGCTGAACTAATTAAAGTGCGTCGTGGCGGTACAGGCTTATCCCTTCGCGAGCCAGCGCGTTGCGGGTCCATGACCCGTTGA
- a CDS encoding MSMEG_0572/Sll0783 family nitrogen starvation response protein: protein MPEVTTPAHKAGDFFVDYEEKVFPDVKAEPGEKALVTFHTVAFEGSIGLVNLLQATRLIRKGFDTSVLLYGPGVTLGIQRGFPKIGDESFPGHQAMNNQLIKIMEEGAKVYACRFALQALYGHGEPSLIPGITPINPLDVLDIVLMHRRDGSFILDTWTM from the coding sequence ATGCCTGAAGTTACTACCCCCGCACACAAAGCTGGTGATTTCTTTGTCGATTACGAAGAAAAAGTATTTCCCGATGTTAAAGCTGAACCAGGAGAGAAAGCACTAGTTACCTTTCATACCGTGGCTTTTGAAGGATCGATTGGTTTAGTAAATTTATTACAGGCTACTCGTCTAATTCGTAAAGGCTTTGATACCTCGGTGTTGCTTTATGGTCCTGGAGTAACGTTAGGAATACAGCGAGGCTTTCCAAAGATTGGCGATGAATCTTTTCCTGGACATCAGGCGATGAACAACCAGCTAATCAAAATTATGGAAGAGGGTGCAAAAGTCTATGCCTGTCGCTTTGCCTTGCAAGCACTATATGGACATGGTGAACCTTCCCTAATTCCTGGAATCACCCCCATTAATCCTCTAGATGTGCTGGATATAGTCTTAATGCACCGTAGAGATGGCTCATTTATCCTTGATACTTGGACGATGTAA